Proteins encoded within one genomic window of Alteribacter populi:
- a CDS encoding amylo-alpha-1,6-glucosidase, protein MNYRVIKENDLFLLTDEKGNIPENHPYGPGLYTKDTRFLSKFDLKINDEEPILLSSEAEENYAATMILTNPHQEKGGEVKLWRESVELKRKRFIFDGVCYEAITAKNYNPKRTAFQISLHVDADFHDMFIVRGFQDGNVGKKAANKLEKNHLLLTYDGADDIKRQTKIEWSSEPSHVTEEGDIRFNLDLDHEEERTIVFTFAPIVGNETLVVYNPQEALKKLQSSYEEWIGETTKVKTDNPTLQRLIDRGIGDLRVLLTDLGYGKFPVAGLPWFGVPFGRDSLIAALQMLPFNPEVAKGTLKTMASKQGEAKDSWHDEEPGKIMHEIRFGELANTGQIPFTPYYGTIDATPLFLVLLSEYVKWTGDLVFFTELETNVERALTWIDKYGDRDGDLFVEYHQESSKGIANQGWKDSGDSIVHRNGDYAKTPIALSEVQGYVYQAKESMAAIYGKLEKLEKADRLRREATKLKDAFEKSFWMEDQGYYALALDQDKKQVGTVTSNPGHVLLSGLLNQNRAKTVSDMLVSEKMFSGYGIRTMGKGEAGYNPISYHNGTIWPHDNSLIILGMSKTKNHVQAATAMKGLIDSALSFEYDRLPELFCGYDAKGKAVKYPVACSPQAWAAGTPLLFVQAMLGLFPDSLNGSIEYCPQLPEGVNEVEVKDMKIGNGKLSVRVVKDGEQFRTEILENSTGLLINS, encoded by the coding sequence ATGAACTATCGAGTTATTAAAGAGAATGATTTGTTTTTGCTCACTGATGAAAAAGGAAACATTCCTGAAAATCATCCATATGGGCCAGGACTCTATACGAAAGATACCCGTTTTTTAAGTAAGTTTGATCTAAAGATCAATGATGAAGAGCCAATTTTACTTTCTTCTGAAGCAGAAGAAAATTATGCAGCTACGATGATATTAACAAACCCACATCAGGAGAAAGGCGGCGAAGTAAAGTTATGGCGTGAATCGGTTGAGCTTAAGAGAAAGCGCTTTATTTTTGATGGGGTGTGTTACGAAGCTATCACAGCTAAGAACTACAACCCTAAGCGGACAGCGTTTCAAATTAGTTTACATGTAGATGCCGACTTTCACGATATGTTTATCGTCAGAGGATTTCAAGATGGAAATGTAGGTAAAAAAGCTGCAAACAAACTTGAAAAAAACCACCTCCTTTTAACTTATGACGGTGCTGATGACATAAAAAGACAAACAAAAATTGAGTGGAGCTCGGAGCCTTCCCACGTAACAGAAGAAGGAGACATTCGATTTAATCTTGATCTGGATCATGAGGAAGAAAGAACGATTGTTTTTACATTTGCTCCTATTGTAGGTAACGAAACGCTTGTTGTTTATAATCCACAGGAAGCTTTAAAAAAATTGCAGAGCTCTTATGAAGAGTGGATAGGTGAGACAACGAAAGTTAAAACGGATAATCCGACGTTACAACGCCTTATCGATAGGGGGATTGGCGATTTACGGGTTCTCCTAACCGATTTAGGATATGGGAAATTTCCTGTAGCAGGTCTTCCGTGGTTTGGGGTTCCCTTTGGACGAGATAGCTTAATTGCAGCGCTACAAATGCTACCATTTAATCCAGAAGTAGCAAAAGGAACATTAAAAACGATGGCGAGTAAGCAGGGGGAAGCCAAAGATAGTTGGCATGACGAAGAGCCAGGAAAGATCATGCATGAAATACGCTTTGGAGAGCTTGCCAATACAGGACAAATTCCTTTTACACCTTATTACGGAACGATTGATGCTACACCACTCTTCTTAGTTCTATTGAGTGAATACGTAAAATGGACAGGGGACCTTGTATTTTTTACAGAACTTGAAACAAATGTGGAGCGTGCACTTACATGGATCGACAAATACGGCGATCGTGATGGCGACTTATTTGTCGAGTATCATCAGGAGTCATCAAAAGGCATTGCGAATCAGGGGTGGAAAGACAGTGGAGACTCGATCGTCCATAGGAACGGTGACTATGCTAAAACACCGATTGCCTTATCCGAAGTTCAAGGCTATGTATATCAGGCAAAAGAGAGTATGGCAGCAATTTATGGGAAGCTAGAAAAATTAGAAAAAGCGGATCGATTGCGAAGGGAAGCTACCAAACTTAAGGATGCCTTTGAAAAATCCTTTTGGATGGAAGACCAAGGCTACTATGCTCTTGCTCTGGACCAGGATAAAAAGCAAGTCGGTACGGTTACTTCCAACCCTGGGCATGTGCTCTTATCCGGACTGCTTAATCAAAACCGTGCAAAAACAGTGAGTGACATGCTAGTGTCTGAAAAAATGTTCTCTGGCTACGGGATTCGCACGATGGGTAAAGGTGAAGCGGGGTATAATCCAATAAGCTATCACAACGGAACCATTTGGCCCCACGATAATAGCCTAATCATTCTCGGAATGAGCAAAACGAAGAACCATGTACAAGCAGCAACGGCTATGAAAGGTTTAATCGATTCAGCTCTGTCCTTTGAGTACGATCGCTTACCTGAATTGTTCTGTGGATATGATGCTAAAGGAAAAGCAGTGAAGTACCCAGTTGCCTGTTCTCCACAAGCATGGGCAGCTGGAACACCCCTACTGTTTGTCCAAGCTATGCTAGGACTTTTCCCGGATAGTTTAAACGGTTCAATCGAGTATTGCCCTCAGCTTCCAGAAGGTGTAAATGAGGTTGAAGTGAAAGATATGAAGATTGGAAATGGCAAATTATCTGTTCGTGTCGTAAAAGATGGTGAACAGTTCCGAACGGAGATTTTAGAAAACTCAACCGGACTATTGATCAATTCTTGA
- a CDS encoding carbohydrate ABC transporter permease, protein MRQNNFGKMVLYAILTSYAIVTMIPFIWALSASFKPLGEILAGGLNFIPENFTFDNYTTIFTEQELFPRWLLNSVIVAVVGTALNLVFNSMAGYALARLSFPGKKALFITILAVLMIPAQVTMIPNFLILKELGWLNSYQGLIVPGMVNATFIFMMRQFFINFPREVEEAAAIDGLGRFGTFFRIVMPMAKPALAAQAIFVFMAFWNNFMAPLIIMTDASMYTLPVGLNAFQSDYATYWNYIMAASMVFTLPVLIIYMFFNRFFLKGLSFRGDK, encoded by the coding sequence ATGAGACAAAATAACTTTGGAAAAATGGTATTATATGCAATTTTAACAAGCTATGCCATTGTCACGATGATTCCATTCATTTGGGCACTATCTGCGTCCTTTAAACCACTGGGGGAAATTTTAGCGGGAGGCTTAAACTTTATTCCAGAAAATTTTACATTCGATAACTATACAACGATCTTTACAGAACAAGAACTGTTTCCGCGTTGGCTTTTAAACAGTGTTATCGTTGCGGTCGTCGGTACAGCATTGAACTTAGTTTTTAACTCTATGGCTGGATATGCTCTGGCTAGACTTAGTTTTCCTGGGAAAAAAGCATTGTTTATTACAATATTAGCCGTTCTCATGATACCAGCACAGGTAACAATGATTCCGAACTTCTTGATCCTAAAAGAGCTAGGCTGGTTAAATAGTTATCAAGGTCTCATCGTCCCTGGAATGGTCAACGCAACGTTTATCTTTATGATGCGTCAATTCTTCATAAATTTCCCGCGTGAGGTTGAAGAAGCAGCAGCTATTGACGGGCTCGGCCGGTTCGGTACTTTTTTTCGGATCGTCATGCCAATGGCAAAGCCTGCATTAGCTGCCCAGGCAATCTTTGTTTTTATGGCATTCTGGAATAACTTTATGGCACCTCTCATTATTATGACTGATGCATCCATGTACACACTGCCGGTTGGTTTGAATGCTTTTCAGTCTGATTATGCGACGTATTGGAACTATATTATGGCAGCTTCCATGGTCTTTACGTTACCCGTGCTTATCATTTACATGTTCTTTAACCGTTTCTTCTTAAAAGGGTTATCCTTTAGAGGAGATAAATAA
- a CDS encoding carbohydrate ABC transporter permease: MAKRKYTKSQLREAGQGYLFMSPTILTLLVFLIGPIIFAVFLSFNRVQLLGDTSFTFAGFDNFSRMIEDDRAIIALKNTAVYVAVVVPVQTVLALVLAATLNAGMKGEKFFRIVYFLPTLTSSAVLVMIFMWMYRPDGFINTILGSVGLPTYNWINDPNIALISIMIMNIWATAPFFMVIYLAALQDIPESLYEAADLDGASGIQKFWYVTVPMLRPVTAFAVIMGIIGTFQLFDQSYMFSGGSGGPDNSTLTVVLLVYQYAFATYDQMGYAAALAVMLAIVILSATLIQRKLQKDEQVY, translated from the coding sequence ATGGCTAAACGAAAATATACAAAGAGTCAACTGAGAGAAGCTGGTCAAGGTTACTTGTTTATGTCCCCTACGATTCTCACACTTCTTGTTTTTTTAATTGGGCCTATTATTTTTGCGGTTTTTTTATCTTTCAACCGTGTTCAATTATTAGGGGACACAAGCTTTACCTTTGCAGGCTTTGATAATTTCAGTCGTATGATTGAAGACGACCGTGCGATCATTGCTTTGAAAAATACGGCTGTTTATGTAGCTGTCGTTGTTCCAGTTCAAACGGTCCTTGCCTTGGTTCTTGCTGCAACACTTAATGCAGGAATGAAAGGAGAGAAATTCTTTCGCATCGTCTATTTTCTGCCGACTCTAACGTCATCAGCAGTACTTGTCATGATTTTTATGTGGATGTATCGTCCAGACGGATTTATAAACACCATTCTTGGGAGTGTTGGATTGCCAACTTATAACTGGATAAACGACCCGAACATCGCTCTTATCTCAATCATGATCATGAATATTTGGGCAACAGCACCGTTTTTTATGGTGATCTATTTAGCTGCTTTACAGGACATACCTGAGTCTCTTTATGAGGCTGCTGACTTAGATGGAGCCAGTGGCATTCAAAAGTTTTGGTATGTAACGGTTCCGATGCTCCGCCCGGTAACAGCTTTTGCGGTTATTATGGGTATTATCGGGACATTCCAACTTTTTGACCAATCTTACATGTTCTCTGGGGGCTCAGGTGGACCTGACAACTCTACCTTAACCGTCGTTCTTCTCGTCTATCAGTATGCATTTGCGACTTACGATCAAATGGGATATGCGGCAGCGTTGGCAGTTATGTTAGCGATTGTGATCTTAAGTGCGACATTGATTCAGCGGAAGCTTCAAAAAGACGAGCAAGTGTATTAG
- the thiS gene encoding sulfur carrier protein ThiS: MRLFINGEEHHLEVTSLSEIISHFQLEPKLVVAEVDGNIVDRDDWSDTTTKADMKIELVQFIGGG, encoded by the coding sequence ATGCGCCTTTTCATCAATGGGGAAGAACATCATCTGGAGGTTACATCACTTTCTGAAATCATTTCTCACTTCCAATTAGAGCCTAAGCTTGTCGTAGCAGAAGTTGACGGGAACATTGTTGACAGAGATGATTGGTCGGACACTACGACTAAAGCAGATATGAAAATCGAACTTGTACAATTTATTGGAGGGGGTTGA
- a CDS encoding response regulator transcription factor — translation MKGEQFSILICDDSRMVRKHLRETVELIGALEIFEAKDGQEAVESFRLHRPQIVIMDIIMPVKDGIQALKEISKSDSGVKVIMASSAGTHSHLKKTILLGAFATIQKPISEVVIRDIIYKALNNTRKSSNHI, via the coding sequence ATGAAAGGTGAACAATTTTCAATTTTAATCTGTGATGATTCCCGAATGGTAAGAAAGCATCTACGTGAAACGGTAGAGTTGATCGGCGCCCTGGAGATTTTTGAAGCTAAAGACGGACAAGAAGCCGTTGAATCATTTCGTTTACACCGCCCTCAAATTGTCATTATGGACATCATAATGCCAGTAAAAGACGGTATACAAGCATTAAAGGAAATATCGAAATCAGATTCTGGGGTTAAAGTCATTATGGCATCCTCTGCCGGTACACACAGCCATTTAAAAAAGACAATTCTATTGGGAGCTTTTGCAACAATCCAAAAACCAATCAGCGAAGTTGTAATACGTGACATTATTTATAAGGCTCTAAATAACACGAGGAAGAGTAGTAACCACATCTAA
- a CDS encoding BMP family lipoprotein yields the protein MKKKFSFLLTTVLAAGTLLAACGQDDGDADEAQGDNGAEGGSFSAKMVTDTGGVDDRSFNESAWDGLERFGNDFDDVEVDYIQSGDASDYEPNLNRLAREDTDIVYAIGFLMEDDIRTVAEQNDDKQFAIVDTVVENEDGDTYENIANITFAEHEGSFLVGAVAGLQTDGDHVGFIGGVESPLIKKFENGFKAGVKAVNPDAEISIQYAQDFNDASRGQQIADTMYGNGADIIYHAAGGTGNGVFTEAIDRARGGEDVWVIGVDQDQHEQGAYDDGNVTLTSMVKRVDEAVYQVSEQTMNGEYPGGEIIEFGLDDNGVGIAESQENVSEESLQAVEEYKEMILNGDVDVPQTDEEYEEYESNL from the coding sequence GTGAAGAAGAAATTTTCATTTTTACTTACAACCGTACTTGCTGCAGGTACGCTATTAGCTGCATGTGGACAAGATGACGGTGATGCTGATGAGGCTCAAGGAGATAATGGTGCTGAAGGGGGTTCATTCTCTGCAAAGATGGTAACGGATACAGGTGGAGTTGACGATCGTTCATTCAATGAATCTGCTTGGGATGGGTTAGAGCGTTTTGGTAATGACTTTGATGATGTAGAAGTAGATTATATTCAATCGGGTGATGCAAGTGACTATGAGCCAAATCTAAACCGTCTTGCACGTGAGGATACAGATATTGTTTATGCCATTGGTTTCTTAATGGAAGATGACATCCGTACAGTCGCTGAGCAAAATGATGACAAGCAGTTTGCTATTGTTGATACTGTTGTAGAAAACGAAGATGGCGATACTTATGAAAACATTGCAAATATAACATTTGCTGAACACGAAGGATCTTTTTTAGTCGGTGCAGTTGCCGGGCTTCAAACAGATGGTGACCACGTTGGGTTCATCGGTGGTGTTGAAAGTCCATTAATCAAGAAGTTTGAAAACGGATTTAAAGCAGGTGTTAAAGCAGTAAATCCTGATGCAGAAATTTCAATCCAATATGCACAAGATTTCAATGATGCTTCTCGCGGACAACAAATTGCTGACACAATGTATGGAAACGGTGCTGATATCATCTACCATGCTGCCGGTGGAACAGGAAACGGTGTCTTTACTGAAGCAATCGACCGTGCCCGTGGCGGAGAAGACGTATGGGTGATTGGAGTCGACCAAGACCAGCATGAACAAGGTGCCTATGATGACGGAAATGTAACATTAACATCTATGGTCAAACGAGTAGACGAGGCAGTTTACCAAGTTTCTGAACAGACGATGAACGGAGAGTACCCAGGAGGGGAAATTATCGAGTTTGGTTTGGATGATAACGGTGTTGGTATCGCTGAATCACAAGAAAATGTTTCCGAGGAAAGCCTGCAAGCTGTAGAGGAGTACAAAGAAATGATTCTTAATGGGGATGTAGATGTGCCACAAACTGATGAAGAGTATGAAGAGTACGAAAGTAACCTTTAA
- a CDS encoding ABC transporter substrate-binding protein has protein sequence MKKNNWLKVLGLGSLVTIGGMLAACGNGDGGASGDEDSSEEEVTIRLTGWQSSPTEQRYFENTIAAFEEEYPHINVEVDTIADQYMDVLRTRLIGGEAADVFFLEAFEAPGLIESGVLEPLDDYVTDEFDIDDFQQPLIEAFQRDGQLWGLPKDTSTLALFYNEDHLEEAGFDSPPETWDELEVMARELTVDNRYGFGVVTDLARLMFIAESGGGEITKNNLANFSDPSVLEALQPIVDMRNEKEIAASPSDVGAEWGGDMFGTERASMIIEGNWMLPFMEDAFPDVNFGVTEIPMINDEKGSMAYTVSYSMNKASEQKEEAWQLIEYLTGKDGMEIWTSSGLALPSRESVAEQLDYADDDIYVPFIEASSYATVWSDDTNLPIINSNFENQFSSAFLGNRSLQEALEEAERVANNEIQD, from the coding sequence ATGAAAAAAAACAACTGGTTGAAGGTACTTGGATTAGGGTCACTCGTTACAATTGGAGGCATGTTAGCTGCATGTGGAAATGGTGATGGTGGAGCTTCTGGAGATGAAGATAGTAGTGAAGAAGAAGTAACGATTCGCTTAACGGGCTGGCAATCTTCGCCTACCGAGCAGCGCTATTTCGAAAATACAATTGCTGCATTTGAAGAAGAGTATCCACACATTAATGTCGAAGTGGACACGATCGCTGATCAGTATATGGATGTTTTACGTACCCGTTTAATCGGTGGAGAAGCAGCGGATGTGTTCTTTTTAGAGGCTTTTGAAGCACCAGGTCTAATCGAATCAGGTGTTCTCGAACCACTTGATGACTACGTTACTGATGAGTTTGACATAGATGATTTTCAACAGCCTCTAATTGAAGCATTCCAACGAGACGGACAGCTTTGGGGTCTTCCTAAAGACACGTCCACACTTGCTCTGTTCTATAATGAAGATCATTTAGAAGAAGCAGGATTTGACAGCCCTCCTGAAACATGGGATGAGCTTGAGGTAATGGCTAGAGAGCTTACTGTTGATAACCGCTATGGCTTTGGTGTCGTTACTGACCTGGCCAGGCTTATGTTTATTGCTGAATCAGGTGGAGGAGAAATTACAAAAAATAACCTAGCCAATTTCTCAGACCCAAGTGTGTTAGAAGCTCTGCAACCTATAGTTGATATGAGAAACGAGAAAGAAATTGCCGCTTCTCCTTCAGACGTAGGTGCTGAGTGGGGAGGAGATATGTTTGGTACGGAACGCGCATCTATGATTATTGAAGGAAACTGGATGCTGCCATTTATGGAAGACGCATTCCCGGATGTTAATTTCGGAGTCACTGAAATTCCGATGATTAACGATGAGAAAGGGTCGATGGCATATACAGTGTCCTATTCAATGAATAAAGCCTCTGAACAAAAAGAAGAAGCGTGGCAGCTTATTGAATATTTAACAGGTAAAGACGGGATGGAAATTTGGACGTCGAGTGGTCTGGCACTACCTTCACGTGAGTCGGTTGCTGAACAACTAGACTACGCAGATGACGACATTTATGTACCATTTATTGAAGCATCTTCTTATGCAACTGTTTGGTCGGATGATACAAACTTGCCAATCATAAACTCGAACTTTGAAAACCAGTTTTCTAGTGCATTCCTTGGAAATCGCTCGCTTCAAGAGGCGTTAGAGGAAGCTGAACGTGTAGCTAATAATGAGATACAAGACTAG
- a CDS encoding thiazole synthase — protein sequence MLEKKLTIAGKELSSRFFLGTGRYPNPFVQNEAIRVSEAEVLTFAIRRVNLEAPGEDAILQHLDDDIPFTYLPNTSGAKTAEEAVRIARLAKASGLSDWIKVEISANEITLLPDPIETLKATEILVDEGFTVLPYTSDDPVLCKKLEEAGAAAVMPGGSPIGTGLGILNPYNLQLIIEQANVPIIVDAGLGSTMDVTQAMELGADGVLMNTPVAKAKDPVKMALAMKHAIHAGRLSYEAGRIPKKKYATASSGLPSFISY from the coding sequence ATGTTAGAAAAAAAATTGACAATTGCAGGTAAGGAATTATCTTCCCGCTTTTTCTTAGGTACTGGAAGATATCCAAATCCTTTCGTTCAAAATGAGGCCATTCGTGTATCTGAAGCAGAGGTGCTAACCTTTGCCATCCGAAGAGTAAACTTAGAAGCACCCGGAGAAGATGCGATATTACAGCATTTAGATGATGACATTCCATTTACTTACCTGCCGAATACATCTGGAGCAAAAACAGCAGAAGAAGCTGTTCGCATCGCACGACTTGCCAAAGCATCCGGGCTCAGCGATTGGATAAAAGTAGAAATCAGTGCAAATGAGATAACATTACTTCCAGATCCAATTGAAACTTTAAAGGCGACAGAAATCCTTGTAGATGAAGGGTTCACCGTCCTCCCTTATACATCTGACGACCCTGTTCTTTGTAAAAAGCTAGAAGAAGCAGGTGCGGCTGCCGTTATGCCAGGTGGCTCCCCTATTGGGACTGGTTTAGGTATTTTAAATCCTTACAACTTGCAGCTCATTATTGAACAAGCAAACGTTCCGATTATTGTAGATGCAGGCCTCGGTTCAACGATGGATGTCACGCAAGCAATGGAGCTTGGAGCTGATGGTGTTTTAATGAATACACCTGTCGCAAAGGCAAAAGATCCTGTTAAAATGGCGCTTGCTATGAAGCATGCCATTCATGCAGGCCGACTGTCTTATGAAGCAGGACGGATTCCAAAAAAGAAATACGCCACGGCTAGCAGCGGACTGCCTTCATTTATTTCTTACTAG
- the thiE gene encoding thiamine phosphate synthase: MREFNLYAITGEEFHAGRELIEVMEEAIHGGVDIIQLRDKTSSKVDVLEKAKKLRRLTKDHDVLFIINDHIDVALAVNADGIHLGQDDLPLSEARKIVGPDMIIGISTHHIDEARKAEAGGADYIGVGPIFPTNSKVDVVEPVTTSYIQQVTAEIDIPYVAIGGIKLHNVDQVLDAGATRLCMISEIVGADDIKGTCSTFKKLLSTREGQ, translated from the coding sequence ATGAGAGAGTTTAATTTATATGCGATTACAGGTGAGGAGTTTCATGCTGGTCGTGAATTAATCGAAGTCATGGAAGAAGCCATTCACGGTGGCGTTGATATTATTCAGCTTCGTGATAAAACAAGTAGCAAAGTTGATGTTTTAGAGAAAGCGAAGAAATTACGTAGATTAACGAAAGACCACGATGTTTTATTCATCATTAATGACCACATCGATGTCGCACTTGCCGTTAATGCGGATGGCATTCACCTTGGCCAAGATGACCTGCCACTCTCTGAAGCTCGCAAAATCGTAGGACCAGATATGATTATTGGGATTTCCACGCATCATATTGATGAAGCTCGTAAGGCGGAAGCTGGTGGAGCCGATTACATCGGTGTAGGACCGATTTTCCCTACCAATAGTAAAGTGGATGTTGTTGAACCAGTGACGACATCCTATATTCAACAGGTTACTGCTGAAATCGACATCCCCTATGTTGCCATCGGAGGCATCAAACTCCATAATGTTGACCAAGTACTAGACGCAGGCGCTACTCGCCTGTGCATGATCAGTGAAATTGTCGGTGCAGACGATATCAAAGGAACTTGTTCAACATTTAAAAAGTTATTAAGTACTAGGGAGGGACAGTGA
- the thiO gene encoding glycine oxidase ThiO: MNERILILGGGVIGLATAFELSRRNYEVTVVEKSSCGGQASGAAAGMLAPFSEIGEDPDDFFTFCRDSLLMFKNWQNEIKKVAETDFDFTESGSLHAVYHEADLLALETRQSWQKKFGSKAELITGKTLHAMEPHLSDSVIAALYSPEESHVFSPDYVKALKSACEKNGVTIEEKLSKVDVREWQDRLSLQSEDGRIFSGDKLIVCSGAWSNELEKIFGIRIPVFPIRGQICAYELGDEQVNHIIYTSQGYLVPKTNETLVNGASEDMAGFQTTVTEKGIARLTNWNKNVLPFLTSKAPFHTWAGLRPATQDGFPLIGKLETHSHIVFATGHYRNGILLSPMTAFAVADLLDGKNEYAPLASFKPERFSFI; encoded by the coding sequence ATGAATGAACGGATTCTTATTCTTGGTGGTGGCGTCATTGGACTGGCTACAGCATTTGAGCTAAGTAGACGTAATTACGAGGTTACTGTAGTTGAAAAGTCATCATGCGGAGGTCAAGCCTCAGGAGCTGCAGCAGGAATGCTTGCCCCCTTCTCAGAAATCGGTGAGGACCCAGATGACTTCTTCACCTTTTGTCGTGACAGTTTACTGATGTTCAAAAACTGGCAAAATGAAATAAAAAAAGTAGCGGAAACTGATTTTGACTTCACCGAAAGCGGAAGTCTGCATGCGGTCTATCATGAAGCTGATCTTCTAGCACTTGAAACTCGTCAAAGCTGGCAAAAGAAGTTTGGCTCAAAAGCAGAACTGATAACAGGAAAAACACTACATGCAATGGAGCCCCATCTCTCTGATTCTGTCATTGCAGCATTGTATTCTCCTGAGGAATCTCACGTTTTTTCTCCGGACTACGTAAAAGCATTAAAATCTGCTTGTGAGAAAAACGGAGTAACAATTGAAGAGAAGCTTTCAAAAGTCGACGTCCGCGAATGGCAAGACAGACTTTCCCTTCAATCTGAAGATGGCCGCATATTTTCTGGAGACAAGTTAATTGTCTGCTCTGGTGCCTGGTCCAACGAGCTTGAGAAAATCTTCGGGATCCGAATACCAGTATTTCCGATTCGCGGTCAGATTTGTGCCTACGAACTCGGTGACGAGCAAGTGAATCATATTATTTATACAAGCCAAGGTTACCTAGTACCCAAAACAAACGAGACGTTAGTAAACGGTGCCTCAGAGGATATGGCAGGGTTTCAAACTACAGTCACTGAAAAAGGGATTGCCCGTTTAACAAACTGGAACAAGAATGTACTACCTTTCTTGACATCAAAAGCCCCATTCCACACGTGGGCTGGTTTACGGCCAGCAACGCAGGATGGCTTCCCGCTAATCGGAAAACTTGAAACGCATTCACATATTGTTTTTGCTACAGGTCATTATCGAAATGGAATATTGCTTAGTCCAATGACAGCATTTGCCGTAGCTGATTTACTTGACGGGAAAAACGAGTATGCCCCTCTAGCATCTTTTAAACCAGAACGATTTAGTTTCATCTAG